In Flavobacteriales bacterium, the genomic stretch GGATCAAAGCAAAATAAAAGTCTACCGTACACCCAACACACTTTTCTATAGATATGGTCCAACTTTAAGGATTGGATTTAATAAGATTTCTTTTATTGCTTTCTATTCATTAACGGGGATTTTTGAAGAGGGTAAAGGCAGTGAATTAAACACTTTTTCTGTGGGAGTTTCATGGCTTAGATTCTAATTTCTTAAAAAAAAGAACTGCATTTTCGATTGTATCGCTCAATTTCCTAAACTCAATTCCTGTTTCTTGAACTAAAAGACTTGAATCGTATTGCATTTTCAAAAAAGCAGCTGCGGTATTCTCTTTTGTTATTCTCGGCTTCCTTTTCAACAACTTCGCTACGACCGACTCTAACCTACAAGCTACTGACAACACTAAAGCATTCACTTTCAATTTAGGTGCCCTAACATCAAAAGCTATAGCTATTTGATCAAACAGGTGCTTAAACGAAATATTATGTGAAACACAAACATACCGTTTACTTCTATGCTTTAACTCTAACAACCCAACCACTGAATCGACTACATCCCTAACATCTATAACACCATTTACTCCTGAAGTGTAAAACATCAAGCCATCTTTTACCGTTTTAAAAATTGCCGTACTACTATTATTAATATTTCCAGGACCAAGTATCACTCCTGGATTAATAACCAAAACATCTAAACCATTTTCTCTAGCCGCTAACACTAGCTCTTCTGACTGCGTCTTAGACCTAGCATAATCACTCCATGAACGTCCACCTTCTACCTCTCCATCTTCTACAAAAAAACCTTTAAGATTCTTATTTCTAATTGTTGCTACCGAACTTATAAAAACCAATTGTTCAACCTGAGAACCACTAATTGCTTTTAAGACATTTTTAGTACCTTGAACATTTACCTGATACAACTCTTGGACATCTTCTTTTTCAAAACTTACCAATGCTGCTGAATGAACAACTAAATCAACGTTTTTCACAATAGACTGAAGCAGCTTTAGATCTGTCACATCACCTCTCACCCATTTTACCTTAGCAAAACAAGCTAATTTACCATAATACCTAAATAACTCCTCCACCAATACTCTACCTTCCTCTGAGCGATATAAAGCGATTACCTCCTCATATTCTTGAGAAAACTGAATCAAAAAATGACTTCCCAACAATCCTGAAGCACCTGTTACAAAAACCTTAGATTTCATCTTCTATAGCTTTAAATTCAAACCCTTTTTCACTTAACTGCTTCAACACTTCAGGAAGTGCCTCTAGCATCACGCTTGCACATTTTTCACTATCATGTAAAACTACAATAGAACCAGCACTGACGTGATTAACTATGTTTGAAACTAACTTCTGAACAGTCATCGATTTTAAATAATCTTCTGGGATTACATCCCACAAAACCACGCGATAGTTCTTTTTCAAAAACCTATACTGACTCCACCTCATCTTTCCATAAGGAGGTCGAAACAACTTAGAAGCTATCTTTTCAGAAGCTTTTTCTACATCTTCAAAATAGACTTGATTGATTGAACGCCATCCTTTCAAATGTTGCTGGGTATGATTACCCACAGTATGGCCAGCATCTACTATTTTCTGATACACAGCTGGATATTGCTCTACCCTATTACCCAAACAAAAAAAAGTAGCTTTTGCATTATACGATGCTAAAATTGACAGCACGTCTTCAGTAACTTTGGGTGTTGGACCATCATCAAATGTAAAATAAACCACCTGATCGGTTGTATCTACTTTCCACAACACTGACGGAAAGAACACACGAACTATTTTAGGAATCCTAATCATACCAACTTAAAAAGCACAAAGCTAAACCATAAAAAAAACGTCTACTGTATACAGTAGACGTTTCATTTATTTATTGATTTCTTAAACCATCTAACCAAACAGCTCTGATCAAATTCACTGGGAATCGCTGCGGATCTGAATAAAGGTTTTGATACTTTCCTGAAGTAGCATTAAACAACTGCTTCGCTTCTATAAAGACCTCTTTATAATTCGTTCCTTCTAATATTCCCATCTCAGCAAATCCTACCAACGACTCATCTGGCTTAAACATTTCACTCTGTCCTAAACCTTCTAGTGAAGCCTCTCTTAAAACCTCTAGGTTATTCATTGCTTTTCCATATTCATGCCTCACATCTGGGAAGAATATATCTCTATCAAGAGATAGGTAATAAGCTACTTCACCCAGTTCTAGTTCTACTAACTTCTTGGCTAAAGCATCTCCTTTCTCTTTTGCTCCAGCCTGGTAATAACTTGCACATAAACGTACACAGATATCATCAGCAGGCACTTGGTTATTGTCTATCGGCATCTCTTCAAACACTTTATCCAAAATTGCCACAGCCTTTTCTTTTTCTCCTTGGGCTATTAAATCATTAACCAAGAACATCATTTGTACACGGATTCCATAAACCATTCTCATTGTATAATAATCTACATAGACTCCTTTCCCTTTCATGTTCCCCCATTTGAATCCATTTTCTGAATCCATCATCAACTCATACATTTTATCAGAATTTGTTCCTCCGTTGGCACCATGTCTGATTGGAGTTAATTTATAGGTCAACCCTTCACTTTGCATGTAAGGTTTTAATCCAGAGTTAGCCTGCATTCCTGCCAAACTAGCAAAATATATTGGACGATCCCATTTATAGTTTGCCAACATATCTAACACTGCTAGATCTGCTTTATAAAGCATCTGTGAATTAATTCTCCATCTGATAGTGTCTACTGCTTTTGCTCTGTCTTCTTCTCTTAAAATCCCATTTGCAATAGCTGCATCTTTGTCTACTGTAATGTAGATATTTTTGTAAACTGTATAGCTTTCATCTTGACAAGAAAAATCATAGTGCTTTTTATGCGAATCGTCTAAGATATAAGCCATTGCTTCCTTAGCTGAAACCCATTTATCACTTGCTTTTTCGGCATCTACCACAACGTAATCTCTTGTTCCCGATCTATAACTAAATTCTTTCATTTTGATTGGAAGCGGCTTTGATTCATAAGCTTGTCTCTTCATCTGATTGATATGCCAATCAGTACTCAACAGACTCATATTTGCAACACGAACATCTGTTCTCACTCCTTCAACCTCTTGAATGTACCACAATGGGAATGTATCATTATCTCCATTTGTAAATAGGATTGCTCCTCCATTTTCGTTTTTATCACATGAAGCTAAATAATTATATGCTAAATCTCTAGCTGTAGTTCTATTTGAACGATCGTGATCGTCCCAGTTTTCTGCAGCCATGAGCACTGGGATCACTAATGTTAAAATAGTAACCAACCCTGCATGCATGGTTCGATTAGCACTTGCTTTTCCAATCAACATCATTAACCCAAATAATGCTCCTCCAACTACAGCAACATAAATAGCTGAGTTAAAGTCTGTAATAATTGCTAGCATAAGAACTGTTCCTGCGACACCAACATAAACAACAGGATTCACCTCTTTAAATTTAGCTACAACAGCGGCTTTAAATAAAGCATACACTCCAACGCCAGCCCAAATTGCAAAAGCATAAAACGAAGCTGCAAAGGCGTAATCTCTTTCCCTTGGTTCATTTGGCTTTTGGTTTAGATACATTACAATTGCTATTCCTGTTAACAAAAACAACAATAATACTGTAAACCAATCTTTTGGTGCTTTAATTAAGTGATATACAAAACCTATCAAACACAATATTAATGGTAACATGTAATACACATTTCTTCCTTTGTTATCTTTTAGGTAAACAGGCAAATTATCTTGACTTCCTATTCTTGGCTCATCAATAAAACTTACACCACTAATCCAATTCCCCTCTAAAAATTGCGAATTTCCAGTTATACCATTTCCTTGTATATCAGTTTGACGCCCAGAAAAGTTCCACATAAAATACCTCCAGTACATCCATCCCAACTGATACTTAAACATATAATTAATGTTTTCTCCCATGGTTGGCATATAAATCCCTTCAGACTCTAATTTTAATGCATCTTGAAATCTGTTTTGACTTCTCAACATATCTCTTACCTGTTCCTTGTTATAACGCCCATCATAAGGCATTGGTTTATCTTGATTCCCCTCATAATCAGACCAAGCAATATATTTACTTCCATATCCTTGGCGGTACATACGTGGGAAAATCGTTGTATACTCAGGATCATACTTTTTATCACCTGCTTTCCCCTCATAAGTATCGATATACTTAGTTTCCACTTCATCGTTAAATTGAATCTGAACCTTTAGTCCTGCTTTTGCAATTGCTGCATTTACCTCGGCTACCTCAGCTAAGAAAGCATCTTTCTCCCACAGATTCATAAATGAATACTCTCTTTCAGGCAAAGAGAAATTAACTAAGTGCGCTTTTCCTTTTACACTACTAAAATTCATGTTAACTCCTAAAAGATAAAGTTCTCCCTTTAGTTTTATGGCGTCTTGTTTTGACATTTGCTTATTTAAAGAGATACTCTTAATTGCATAAGCTTTCATAAAATTACTTTTAGGAGCTTTTAACTTATCTGCATCACAACTTCCATAAGTTGGTGAATGCCAATACTGCCCTTTCAACAATGGCCAAGCTCCATATTGATCACGATTCAAATAAGAAACCAATGAAGCTAATGACTCTGGATTATTTTCATCTAATGGTGTATTTGCTGCAGACCTTACAGGGATCATAACAAACGAAGAATAACCAATCAGCAATACTGCTAAAGACAAGATAATGGTATTCAACAATGTTTTTCCTGCTTTTGCTGTTGCGTATAGCCCATATCCTAATCCTAGTACTACTATGATCACAAAAATATAAAACCCTGTATTGAAAGGCATCCCTAATGAATTGACAAATAAACGCTCAAACCAATCTGCAATACTTACAGATTTTGGGATCAAAACCGATTGTACAAAGCCTAAAGTTACAATAGACACGACACCTGTTATAACAAATGCTAACGGTTCTACTTTCTTATATTTCTTGAAATAAATAACAAATCCGATAGCTGGTATTGCCAATAAGTTCAACAGATGGACTCCTATAGACAATCCTACCATATAAGCAATAAAAACAATCCAACGATCTGGATTTCCTCTAAAACCTGTACCTTCAGCTACAGCTGCATCAAATTTATCGACTTCGACTTCCCATTTTAGAATCGCCCAAAACACAATTGCTGTAAACAGTGAAGACATTGCATACACCTCTCCTTCTACTGCTGAGAACCAAAAAGAATCAGAGAAAGTATAAACTAGACTTCCTACAAATCCTGCTCCCATTATTGCGAAGATGTTGGCTTTATTCAACTCTTCCGAACCACTTACCACCATTTTCTTAACAAGCATGGTAATTGTCCAAAACATAAACAAAATGGTAAATGAACTTGATAAAGCTGACATTGCATTCACCATCATTGCCGCATTCTCAGGGCTTGCAAATGCAGAGAACAGTCTTCCCATCATCATCCAAAAAGGTGCTCCCGGAGGGTGACCTACTTCCAGTTTATTAGCAGTTGTAATATATTCTCCACAATCCCACAAACTTGTGGTTTCTTCCATTGTCATCAAATAAACCGCTGTTGCAATTAAAAAAACAAACCAACCTGTGAGGTTATTAATTTTCTTATAGTTCATCATTTTTATAAATGTTTTAAAGTGACGCGAATTTAATAAAATAAATAGGTTAACCAATCCATTTATTGGTTTCCTGCGTTTTTTTATGATTTTTTTGTAAGTCACTCCTCTTTTTAAATCAATTCATAATCAATGATTTATATTTTTTTTTAATTTTTTCTGCATTTTTATTTGGAACTTAACGAAAATACTTTCTATATTTGCCACCGCAATTGTCCCATGGTGTAACTGGCAACACGTCTGTTTTTGGTACAGAAGAGTCTAGGTTCGAGCCCTAGTGGGACAACGGATAAACCCTGTTAATCATTTGATTGACAGGGTTTTTTGTTTATTTGTTGTCTGGTATGTTGTCTGCTTTGTCACCAAGGTTCAAGTACAAAGTAACGGAATCCCCATTTTATAAGACTCATTAGTCAAGTCCAAGGTCTTTTATTCGTTGTTCTAGCTCTGCTCTCTCTTTTTCAAGTTTCTTTTTTTGAAAGTTCATTACCAAATCTAACCATCCCATTTCCTCAGCTATCATCATTCTTTGGCAGATGCTCAGTTCTTCCTCTTTTTCATGATAAGATTCATACCTCTCTCTATCGAATAGAAACTCAAAATCATCATTAATATCCATACTCTATATATCAATTTACTTGGCTACCCATATCGGTTCAAACTGTAGTTCTCGGTTTCTCTTCTTAACTAGTTCATTGAATTCCTTCTTGCCTTGATGGTCAAAATGAATCTGGTCGTGCATCGTATAGTTGGCATACAACATATCTTCTGAAATACCTTGTACATAATCACTTTCTAAAGTTGCAAGGGTCTCATAAAGAGACCCCTTCTTGTCTCGATATAGGGAGGTGTCTATACCATACCTCACAAAGAATAATTCATTGATTCCATTGTATTTCCGAGCTTCAAAATTCTGGCTGTTCATCCACTCTCGGATTGTCTCTTTTTTGTATTTGCTATATAATCTACCTTCTTTTATATCCTTGTAAAGCTCTTTACTTTTGCATAGAACTGCTAACCAAAACGGATGAGATGACTTAATATCATAATTCTCCATCCAATTACCGTTTTGAGGAGTCACAATATTTCTAAACTCAATACCACTTCTACTTAGAGAATTATGTTTTCTTCCATTGCTTTCAATATGTTTTATTTTAAACCCTTCATCATTCATCTTCATTAACATAAAGTAGTTCTGTAAAAACCTACGTGGCTTTATGTCACTTCCTTTTGATAGAGTCATCAAATCTTGAATCTCGAATGTGAATTCAGAGTTGTAGTTCCTCTTAAAATCCCCTCGATATTCAAACTCTACTTCTTCATTTTGAAATAATTGCTTTCCGGGCATCAATTCTAACGTGAATTGTTCACCTGTAAACACTTTCTCAGAAATAGGTTGACTTCTTCTTGTTTTAACCAGAATACCAAGCTCTATAAGGTCACGCTTAATTACATTCAGTAGGTTAATATCAACACAGTCATAATCATGGTATTCATTTAAGAACTTTGTGCGAATTCGTTTTTTGAACTTCTTCTTGTAGTCTCTATAATGAAACTTGAAATCAAATTTTTCTAAGTAGCCAAAATTGGTTCCGTGTTGACTTGCTCTTTTAATACCATGCTCATTAGTCAATCCAACATCTGAGGAGTACAATCTGAGTAATTCTTCAAAGACGAGCAGGTAGTATTCAAAATGCTTGTCGAATACTTTTGGGTGATAATTCTTTTTTAGGTGGTTTTCAATTAGTCTGTTTACATTCTTAACGGTTAACATATTAAATCAATTTCTTTTGACTTATATATTAAGCGGGGCACGTTTTGTTTTAGGAAAACAATTAAAATTTTGCCAAGAATTAATGGAAAGGGAGAAAAAATAGATGAGAGAGAGATTACTAATCCATTTGTTTTATTAGTATCTCCTTGAAGGGCACGTTTTTTTAGTAATTGATATTACAAATCTGTGTTAAATCAACATCTAGAGCTTTGGCTATTATTGCTAATTTTTGAATGCTCACCGAGACATCAGCTCTTTCGATTCTTGAAACATATTGCCTGTCACTACCAATCAGGTCGCCTAATTGTTGCTGAGTAATACCTTTTTCTTTCCTAAAATGCGCCACTCGAAGTCCAACCTGAACAGGAACTTCTTTCTTGATTTTTTCTATTTCTTTTTTTGACAGCACAGACATACACAAAAGTCTGAGCTATCTACCTGAATGCTGTAACCGTATATTACTGCATTTGATATTTTTTTCGTATCTTCCATGATTTACTTATCAAGTATTAGTTGATATAAACATGGAAGAATTCTACAATGAAGACACACTATTAATACCCGCAGCGAAGCTATCAGTGCGCTCTAAAACAGTAAATGCAGCACGAATACGTGAAGAGTTTTCGGTTGGTGGTAGACGTGCGAATAGGTTACTGGAAAGATTAGTTGAAATGGGAATTCTCAAAGAAGAGGAAGACTTTCTGTATAAATCGAGCATATCATCCGCATTTATACTTGGGAAATACTTTAAATCGAATCAGAATGAAATTGACGAATTCCTAGATGTACTTGAAAAAGGCAATTTGAAAGAAATGAACCCGCATGACCATGGATTAGACTATGAGTTCGATTATGTATTTGAGCGTTCATGCGAAATACCGTTCAAAGGTTCAATTCTGAGTTATTATCTAATCAAGAAGTGCTACTGGCGAAGAAAGCCACGCCTGAATGTCATGATTCACTTGCTTGAAAATGGTTCCGAGGTCAATCAGATAATCGACTTATCTGGCGATGGGTCTTACTTGATTGAGTACTTGTTAGACCTAATAAAAAAAGCACAAAATATCGAAAGTAAAAAGTCAGCATTTGAGGTGCTACAGCAATACATTTTTGCTACGAAGGGTGCTGGTAAATATGACGAAACAATAGAAGAATACGAAGACAGATTAATGTTAAACGCTAAAAATTAAAGTAATGGCAAAAGTTAAAGTGACGTTAGATAACGCAACGGGAAAAGATATCAATTTCAAGTACAATTTGGGAAGTACGTATGTGAATGCAGGAAAGTCCAAAGAGGCTACCATTGAAGCTGGAAATGTACAGGCTACGTATCAAGGTAAAAAGATATGGGAAGGACATGTAAGCGAGAGTGATAACGGTTCAACTATTGTGATTTCCTAATGAGTAAACCATTCGACAGGTCATACACGATAATTCCAAACTTGTACTACCAAGGCTATTACCCTGGTGGTTCAACCAAGGCAAGGACTTTGGAAAAGCTTCAGAGGATATACGACTGTGGTATAAGACAGATTGTGAATCTAACTGAAGCCGATGAGATTAAGGTTGATGGAACGCCCTTAGAGCAGTATCAGAGTGTCTTAGAAGAATTCAACTCAGACAAAGAAGATAAGTTACTTCATAAGCGATTCCCCATAGAAGATATGAATGTAACGACTGTTGAGCAGATGAAGGACACGCTGGATTTTATTGATGCTTGCATTGAAAAAAAGATTCCTGTTTACGCAGGATGTGTTGGAAATTATGGAAGAGGCGGCACTCTTTTTTGTTGTTGGTTAATACGTCATGGGAAAGCCGACAAGTCCAATGTGTTTGATATTCTTTTAGACTATCGAAAGGAAGATGTGACATGGCGTAGACCATCACCACAACGTGAAGTACAGAGGCAATTTGTATTGAATTGGAAAAAAGGCATGTAATAAATAGATGAGTGAATTAGTAGCACATAATGAAAGATTAAAAACTGAAGTCTTGAAGACTCATGACTTCGATGGTAAATATCGAATTACAATAGAGAAGATTGTCGAAGGTAAATACGAAAATAGATATTTGGTTAAGAGCTATACCAAGACCTTATTAGGCTACAAACTTTCAACATTGACCGCAAGTAATATAGAAACTGACTTTGATGGTAACCGAATAGTAAAAATTGAATTTAAAGCTCACAGGATGTTAAATCAAGCAATTCTCTTTGCCAAGTATATACTAAAAGAACGCTATCAAGTATGGCTCAAAATGCAATGATTATGGAAGACTTTTATCAATACAATCGAGCGTATTATATCAAATTCAAATCTCTTGAATCTGAATCGGATACGTATTTTACGAATTACCTCTTTCCCAACTTTGGCAGAATTCTAGAAGAGTCGGGAAAAGATGCTATTGTAATTGAGGAGGATGAAAACGGTCAAGACACAATGATTGTTTTTCTCGAAGACATCAAACTAAGTGAATTTGTTTCTTTCTGTAAAGAAGAAGATATAATAGACCAGCACGAGGATATAACATATAGATTATTGACTCATGATAATCTTGAAGAAGTAATTCTCAAAATGCTTAGGTCTGATGAATTTGGGAAGCAGTTCCAACAATTCTTCGAAAAGAATGTGACTATGGATTCTATCCTTGATAAAATTTCCAAGAATGGTGAAGATAGTTTGACAGAATATGAAAACAACTTTTTAAAAGATGAAGTAGCTCGAAATAGGACATATAATCTGCATAAGTAAATGAAGTATCAAGAGAAACGAATATATCTAATTCAAATAAGCTCTCATCTAACTGCGAGCTCAGCACGTGTTCTATTCAATTCAAGATTACCACTATGTAGAGAAAAAGTGCTGTTCGAGAAAGGTAAATGGAAACAACTGGCACAGAGCAAGACATCGTATGTTATGATGCTGTGTACAAGTAAACTTCTGTCAGACATAGAAAATATACTTCAGTTCGTTGTCAAAACTTTTGATATCACATCCAACTTGGTAAATGAATCTGAATACGTTCTAGTGCCTAAAGTAATTTCTGATTTTGACTACGTCAGTTTTGAAAAAGCCTATTCTGAATTATATCTTCAAGAGGCTCCAGTTCAGTATGCTCAGAGGATGATTGATGTGCTTGGAGATAATTCGAGATACTTAGACCATCAAGTGGTATTAAATCATAAAAAGAAAAAATAATTTCAAATAAAGGTGGCGAACGATTTAGATACAAGCCTGAGGGCAGCAACGATTCAGATACTGTCCTCTCTTTTATATATATCGCATGTTATTAAATAATGAAATAACCACCATTGTCAAGTCTGTATTAACCAGTGATTTCAGCCTCCAAGATTCACCGGTGACGTTTTATTCTAAAAATGGATTGAACTGGATTAAAATTTCATTGGTTTATCAAAACGATGATACGGAAATTAGATACGCCTATAATGGTTATCTGAATAAAAAAGGACAGTTGACATCCAGAGATTGTCATGCCGAACGACATCGTGTAATTTCAAACCGAATTTCTGAAGGATTAAATGAAAGTGAATTGGGTCAAAAAATAAATGCACACTTCTCTTAAATCCGAACATTTCTCAACCACAACCAAGCGAAATCCTTACCCTATATAGATTCCCGTGTTTTCGCTATTTAGGCACGTCCTAAATAACGTTCGAAAATGAGATTTTCCTTGTATAAATGAAGATTAATCCGTTCCCTTTGACAAAATCTCATTTATGGCAAAAAAGAACATTTCAACTAAATCTGACTACATAGCTTTCGATAGGGCTCTTAATGTTGGATTCAAACTTATCAAAGAAGAAAAGAAAGCAGTATTTGGCTTGTACATAATAATCTCATTGAATAGTGGATTAAGAATAGGAGATGTTCTTCGAATTCGATGGTCGGATTTACAAGGCGATAAGTTGATGCTTCAGGAACAAAAGACTAAAAAACATCGAACGATTCAGGTAAACGATAATATCAAAAAGGCTCTATCATATTTTGAAGAACAGGGAGATGAACACATTTTCAAAAGTCAGAAAGGGTCTGTTTATAGTGTGCAGCAAATCAATAGACTATTAAAACAGGTTTTTGCTCGTGAAGCCAAATCACACAACATTTCATCACATTCTCTAAGAAAATCGATGGGGCGCAGAACATGGGAGGTGTATAACGAAAGTGAAAAAGCTCTGATATATCTATCAGAGCTTTTTCAGCACTCTTCTACTTCCATAACGCGCAAGTATTTAGGTCTTCGTGATGAAGAACTTCAAGATGTTTACATGCGATTATAACTATCTATCAGCTACGCATACACTGTTTTTAACTTCATCAATATAGTTGTCATCAATCTTCTGCACTTGAAATGCATATCCTGCTTCTGTAAATTCTAGAGTTTGCTGAATAAGCTTTTCTTCGCTCCAACAAGCAGCTCCTAAATCATCTTGCAAATCATCAAATAAAGGAATGCATTTGACAAGATATTGGTAGCCCCAATTATTTACTTCGAGGGTAAAATCGCAAATACAGCTTTTAGTTCCATCCCAGATTAGATTTGGGTTTTCTTCTGTCTTTTTGAACTCTTTCTTAGGTCTAAGGTGACTTGTCTCTTTTTTAAGAAGTTCCATGAATTCTTCGTCTTCACCGATTCGACATTCTAAATTGAATAGAACTTCTTTCATATACTCAGCATCCTCATCCGATTCATAATCATAACAATACTCACTTTCAGCTTTTACGCTGATTGATTCATTAATAATATCATATTCAACACGCACGTATGCGTTCTCATGGTATACAGGAAAGCCATCTTCACAATATTCACCTTTATCAGCGACCATTTCGGAACTAAATCTAATCTCTTGGTTTACTTTATCATATTCGGGTTCGAAACTATAATAATAGTAAGTATCAGGAAATCTTTTGTTTTCATTTGTAAGGTCTCCTTCCTCTCTCACACCTTCTACGTGATTCACAATATTTTTTTCTAAAAAGTCTTGTAGTTTACTTAAATTTTCTGTTTTCATTTTTTCTTGTTTTAACAATTAATAATTCGTCAATTTTTCGTTCTCTTCGTGCTGCTTTACTGTATTTGTCTTTTAGTTCTTGAATCGAGTACAGTTTCATTTTTGGAGCACTTTTGTAATAAGGATTGTCAACAGCTACGTAAGACAATGCTTTGAAGTCTTTATCTGTCAAATTGTATTCAGATTTTGCACGAGATTTTGTAATCGTGTAATTCTTTAATCGATACTCACAGATGATTTCAAGAGCATTGTCATAACGCTTAATTTTTAGCTGTTTTTCAACCAATTTTACTTTTGCTAATCGAGTTGATTCTTTTAGATTCATCGTCTTAGGCAACAAGGATTTGGCTACCAAATCCTTTCATCAAATCTAGAGGGACATCATAAAAGCTTACTCTTCCGTGATTGTTCACGAAAATCACGGAAAGAAAACCAGGTACATTATGACTTTTAACCCAATCGATAATT encodes the following:
- a CDS encoding SDR family NAD(P)-dependent oxidoreductase, which codes for MKSKVFVTGASGLLGSHFLIQFSQEYEEVIALYRSEEGRVLVEELFRYYGKLACFAKVKWVRGDVTDLKLLQSIVKNVDLVVHSAALVSFEKEDVQELYQVNVQGTKNVLKAISGSQVEQLVFISSVATIRNKNLKGFFVEDGEVEGGRSWSDYARSKTQSEELVLAARENGLDVLVINPGVILGPGNINNSSTAIFKTVKDGLMFYTSGVNGVIDVRDVVDSVVGLLELKHRSKRYVCVSHNISFKHLFDQIAIAFDVRAPKLKVNALVLSVACRLESVVAKLLKRKPRITKENTAAAFLKMQYDSSLLVQETGIEFRKLSDTIENAVLFFKKLESKP
- a CDS encoding polysaccharide deacetylase family protein; the protein is MIRIPKIVRVFFPSVLWKVDTTDQVVYFTFDDGPTPKVTEDVLSILASYNAKATFFCLGNRVEQYPAVYQKIVDAGHTVGNHTQQHLKGWRSINQVYFEDVEKASEKIASKLFRPPYGKMRWSQYRFLKKNYRVVLWDVIPEDYLKSMTVQKLVSNIVNHVSAGSIVVLHDSEKCASVMLEALPEVLKQLSEKGFEFKAIEDEI
- a CDS encoding DUF2723 domain-containing protein — encoded protein: MMNYKKINNLTGWFVFLIATAVYLMTMEETTSLWDCGEYITTANKLEVGHPPGAPFWMMMGRLFSAFASPENAAMMVNAMSALSSSFTILFMFWTITMLVKKMVVSGSEELNKANIFAIMGAGFVGSLVYTFSDSFWFSAVEGEVYAMSSLFTAIVFWAILKWEVEVDKFDAAVAEGTGFRGNPDRWIVFIAYMVGLSIGVHLLNLLAIPAIGFVIYFKKYKKVEPLAFVITGVVSIVTLGFVQSVLIPKSVSIADWFERLFVNSLGMPFNTGFYIFVIIVVLGLGYGLYATAKAGKTLLNTIILSLAVLLIGYSSFVMIPVRSAANTPLDENNPESLASLVSYLNRDQYGAWPLLKGQYWHSPTYGSCDADKLKAPKSNFMKAYAIKSISLNKQMSKQDAIKLKGELYLLGVNMNFSSVKGKAHLVNFSLPEREYSFMNLWEKDAFLAEVAEVNAAIAKAGLKVQIQFNDEVETKYIDTYEGKAGDKKYDPEYTTIFPRMYRQGYGSKYIAWSDYEGNQDKPMPYDGRYNKEQVRDMLRSQNRFQDALKLESEGIYMPTMGENINYMFKYQLGWMYWRYFMWNFSGRQTDIQGNGITGNSQFLEGNWISGVSFIDEPRIGSQDNLPVYLKDNKGRNVYYMLPLILCLIGFVYHLIKAPKDWFTVLLLFLLTGIAIVMYLNQKPNEPRERDYAFAASFYAFAIWAGVGVYALFKAAVVAKFKEVNPVVYVGVAGTVLMLAIITDFNSAIYVAVVGGALFGLMMLIGKASANRTMHAGLVTILTLVIPVLMAAENWDDHDRSNRTTARDLAYNYLASCDKNENGGAILFTNGDNDTFPLWYIQEVEGVRTDVRVANMSLLSTDWHINQMKRQAYESKPLPIKMKEFSYRSGTRDYVVVDAEKASDKWVSAKEAMAYILDDSHKKHYDFSCQDESYTVYKNIYITVDKDAAIANGILREEDRAKAVDTIRWRINSQMLYKADLAVLDMLANYKWDRPIYFASLAGMQANSGLKPYMQSEGLTYKLTPIRHGANGGTNSDKMYELMMDSENGFKWGNMKGKGVYVDYYTMRMVYGIRVQMMFLVNDLIAQGEKEKAVAILDKVFEEMPIDNNQVPADDICVRLCASYYQAGAKEKGDALAKKLVELELGEVAYYLSLDRDIFFPDVRHEYGKAMNNLEVLREASLEGLGQSEMFKPDESLVGFAEMGILEGTNYKEVFIEAKQLFNATSGKYQNLYSDPQRFPVNLIRAVWLDGLRNQ
- a CDS encoding helix-turn-helix domain-containing protein, which gives rise to MSVLSKKEIEKIKKEVPVQVGLRVAHFRKEKGITQQQLGDLIGSDRQYVSRIERADVSVSIQKLAIIAKALDVDLTQICNINY
- a CDS encoding tyrosine-type recombinase/integrase; translation: MYIIISLNSGLRIGDVLRIRWSDLQGDKLMLQEQKTKKHRTIQVNDNIKKALSYFEEQGDEHIFKSQKGSVYSVQQINRLLKQVFAREAKSHNISSHSLRKSMGRRTWEVYNESEKALIYLSELFQHSSTSITRKYLGLRDEELQDVYMRL